From Nicotiana tabacum cultivar K326 chromosome 20, ASM71507v2, whole genome shotgun sequence, one genomic window encodes:
- the LOC107796061 gene encoding uncharacterized protein LOC107796061 → MTIHSTDVAEVSIAAISMSFPHIVAVKKGQDPTPNELHLHVHTHGNDGKSFVAEKSRIVHEILQQQIQTQSDIDQCKAYYQAAGGEKKRRVYGLGSQAKCYYGPNLHGSLRSDAKSSTTPPNSQSTPTENLDELVIRLIPALTDHIVPVIVERVRELVSLPSHQPNTNMAPTIPTSSTAANIDEVHALGSDDDRNSLA, encoded by the exons ATGACTATCCATTCTACTGATGTGGCTGAAGTGTCCATTGCTGCAATAAGCATGTCCT TTCCACATATAGTT GCTGTTAAAAAGGGTCAAGATCCAACACCAAATGAGTTGCATTTGCACGTCCATACTCATGGTAATGATGGAAAATCTTTTGTTGCTGAGAAATCCCGAATCGTACAT GAGATATTACAACAACAAATACAAACTCAATCTGATATTGATCAGTGTAAAGCATATTATCAAGCCGCgggaggagaaaagaaaagaagagtataTGGTCTTGGATCGCAAGCAAAATGCTACTACGGGCCAAATCTTCATGGCTCTCTTAGATCTGATGCTAAATCGTCAACAACACCTCCAAATTCTCAATCAACACCGACAGAGAATCTGGATGAGTTAGTGATCCGATTGATTCCTGCACTGACAGATCATATAGTTCCTGTAATCGTTGAGCGGGTACGCGAATTAGTTTCTTTACCCTCGCATCAGCCAAATACTAATATGGCACCTACAATTCCAACATCTTCTACTGCTGCTAACATTGATGAGGTTCATGCATTGGGTTCTGATGATGACCGTAACTCTCTAGCCTAG